The genomic interval AACCTCAGTTCTACTGTGTGGAGTCGGTTAAAATTTTATCATTCAAACACACTCAATCGTTGTTTTTGACTGTATAAACGGTATTGTTATAGACTTTGTTAACTTGTTAAACTGTGTTCTTTATCACTTTGTAGATTCTGAAGAGGCAATTCGCTCATCGGAGCTTGAATCACCTGAACAAGTAATTTATCCGGCTGGTAATGAATTAGTTAATAAAGTTCTTGTTAAGTACAATATGTATTTACTACTTGATTAGTAGTTGTGCTTTCTGTTCTTTTTCCATCCTAGCATCTTAATTTTTTCTAATTTCGAGCCTCGATTTTGTAGGTCCAAGTGAAGATAATCATGACGAGCAAGAAGAGAACAACCTGAAACGACATTTAAACGTTGTTTTAATCGGTCATGTTGGTAAGATCATTGTATAATTTAGTTATTACTGTCTAATTAaggctacaaatatatatatatatatatatcctttaacGAACGAGAAAATTGCAGATGCTGGTAAATCCACAATTGGAGGTCAGATCGTTTTCCTCAGTGGCCAGGTGGACGACCGAACTATCCAAAGATTCGAGAGGGAAGCAAGGCATAATGGTCGGGAAAGCTGGTGAGATAATTTGTTTTTCAACTTTAATTACGGCCAAATTTTCCTTGTTCTGAGTATAATTTACACACTGTAGAAGTTTTTTGAACAAAACTTGTTGTACAAGTAATAAATGATTTTGTTTTACCACACGTGCTAGGTACATGGCATACATCATGGACACTAATGAGGAAGAAAGGGCTAGGGTATGTTCTAATGTCTTtctatttattatattatcatggtaGTAGAACACTATCACTTGCTTTTTCTTATAATAAATATCTTTCTGTGCACTCTTTGATTTGGTTAGGGTAAAACAGTTGAAGTTGGAAGAGCTCATTTCGAAACAGATTCAACAAGATTTACAATCCTGGATGCTCCGGTAAGAGATTAAATTCCCCTGAAATACAGAAGAATGGAATTTAGAATTTGAGAGTTGGTCGACTCTTCGTTCGTTTTATATCTAGAGCATGTTCCATCTTGATCCAAAAACTCTCGGCATGTTTTTATTTTGCTGTGCACGAATTCTCACAAACTCTTGTTGATTTTTATTCTCAGGGTCACAAGAGTTATGTACCGAATATGATCAGAGGAGCATCTCAAGCTGATATCGGTGTCTTGGTAATTTCGGCACGAAAAGGAGAGTTTGAAACAGGTTATGAGGGAGGTGGTCAGACTCGTGAGCATGTCCTTCTCGCTAAGACACTTGGTGTTACTAAGCTTCTCGTTGTTGTCAACAAAATGGACGACCCTACTGTTAACTGGTCTAAACAAAGGTATTAGATAAATAATGTCGTCATTTATACGATTTTATATGAgattattcatttattaatatatgattaTACTGGTTCCGGGAATTATGCAGGTACGATGAAATCGAGGGAAAAAAGATTCCCTTCCTCAAGTCTAAG from Rutidosis leptorrhynchoides isolate AG116_Rl617_1_P2 unplaced genomic scaffold, CSIRO_AGI_Rlap_v1 contig574, whole genome shotgun sequence carries:
- the LOC139884595 gene encoding uncharacterized protein, giving the protein MYNRRMDVDRVFPKLYSEEAIRSSELESPEQVIYPAGPSEDNHDEQEENNLKRHLNVVLIGHVDAGKSTIGGQIVFLSGQVDDRTIQRFEREARHNGRESWYMAYIMDTNEEERARGKTVEVGRAHFETDSTRFTILDAPGHKSYVPNMIRGASQADIGVLVISARKGEFETGYEGGGQTREHVLLAKTLGVTKLLVVVNKMDDPTVNWSKQRYDEIEGKKIPFLKSKGYNVKKDIQFLPISGLRGTNMKTRMEESVCPWWNGPCLFEALDSIQVQPQDPQGPFRMPINDKFKEMGTFVMGKVESGSLREGDSLLVMPEKTLVKVVAILIDGNEVRRAGPGENLEIKITGIEAENIKPGCQVS